From the Hymenobacter yonginensis genome, one window contains:
- a CDS encoding DUF4112 domain-containing protein, whose translation MTSSRYSPARTAAATTPFDQDERLRWVERVSRLLDSQFSVPGTGWRFGLDPLMSFIPIIGGIPSLAVSGVLILTMMRHGASGNVVVRMVLNVLLDTLVGAIPVLGTIFDFAYKANDRNVRLLRAHYQEGKYQGSGKGLIALIIIILVVFGGLVLWGSFELFRAIYHYIQNS comes from the coding sequence ATGACTTCCTCCCGCTACTCTCCGGCCCGCACTGCGGCCGCTACTACGCCTTTCGACCAGGATGAGCGCCTGCGTTGGGTGGAGCGCGTTTCGCGCCTGCTCGACAGCCAGTTCAGCGTCCCCGGCACCGGCTGGCGCTTCGGCCTCGACCCGCTCATGAGCTTCATCCCGATTATAGGCGGCATTCCGTCGCTGGCCGTGTCGGGCGTGCTCATCCTCACCATGATGCGCCACGGCGCCAGCGGCAACGTGGTGGTGCGCATGGTGCTCAACGTGCTGCTCGACACGCTGGTAGGCGCCATCCCCGTCCTGGGCACCATTTTCGACTTCGCCTATAAAGCCAACGACCGGAACGTGCGCCTGCTACGCGCCCATTATCAGGAAGGCAAATACCAGGGCAGCGGCAAAGGGTTAATTGCGCTGATAATCATCATCTTAGTAGTGTTTGGAGGGCTGGTTTTATGGGGTAGTTTTGAGCTTTTCAGAGCTATCTACCACTATATCCAAAACAGCTAA